The following proteins are encoded in a genomic region of Comamonas resistens:
- the hpnD gene encoding presqualene diphosphate synthase HpnD, with the protein MNPDQYVQDKAASSGSSFYYAFLFLPQERRAAITAFYAFCREVDDVVDEVSDPGVAATKLAWWKTEVHKAFAGQTTHPVMQALMPHAKTYGIEERHLQAVIEGCQMDLEQTRYLDYAGLQRYCHLVAGIVGEVAARIFGQTDERTTEYAHTLGQALQLTNIIRDVGEDAMRGRIYLPISELQQFDVKAHEINKREYSDRFTALMRFQAERAHGLYDKALALLPDADRRAQKPGLMMASIYRTLLREIESENFQVLHQRISLTPLRKLWRVWKMQALGRM; encoded by the coding sequence ATGAATCCGGATCAGTACGTCCAAGACAAGGCCGCGTCCTCGGGCAGCAGCTTCTACTACGCCTTCCTCTTTTTGCCGCAGGAGCGCCGCGCCGCCATCACGGCTTTCTATGCGTTCTGCCGCGAAGTGGACGACGTAGTTGACGAGGTCTCGGACCCCGGCGTCGCCGCCACCAAGCTGGCCTGGTGGAAAACCGAGGTGCACAAAGCCTTTGCCGGCCAGACCACCCACCCCGTCATGCAGGCACTGATGCCGCATGCCAAGACCTATGGCATCGAAGAGCGCCATCTGCAGGCCGTCATCGAGGGCTGCCAGATGGATCTGGAGCAGACCCGCTATCTGGACTATGCGGGCCTGCAGCGCTACTGTCATCTGGTCGCCGGCATCGTGGGCGAAGTGGCGGCGCGCATCTTCGGCCAGACCGACGAGCGCACCACCGAATACGCCCACACACTGGGCCAGGCCCTGCAGCTCACCAACATCATCCGCGACGTGGGCGAGGACGCCATGCGCGGCCGCATCTACCTGCCCATCAGCGAGCTGCAGCAGTTCGATGTCAAGGCCCATGAGATCAACAAGCGCGAATACTCGGACCGCTTCACGGCGCTGATGCGCTTTCAGGCCGAGCGCGCCCACGGCCTCTACGACAAGGCCCTGGCCTTGCTGCCCGACGCCGACCGCCGCGCGCAAAAGCCCGGCCTGATGATGGCCAGCATCTACCGCACGCTGCTGCGCGAGATCGAGTCCGAGAACTTCCAGGTGCTGCACCAGCGCATCAGCCTCACACCGCTGCGCAAGCTCTGGCGCGTGTGGAAGATGCAGGCTCTGGGCCGGATGTGA
- a CDS encoding efflux RND transporter periplasmic adaptor subunit translates to MAVSSSRRFAAGLRGRPARSLLALSVVAAAAMLSACSKKEALPEPIRAVKLLTVGEGKIEAAQEFTGDVRARVESRLGFRVGGKIIKREVELGQRVKAGQVLARLDARDYQLSADAARAQVASATTQRDLAQANAQRFRALRAQNFISAAEMERYEANLKAAQASLDQAKAQLSSQSNQENYTQLLADVDGVITSVDAEPGQVVAAGTPVVRIAQDGARDAVFAVPEDRRASIRMGQGVQVKPWSDESQVVRGLVREVAASADPATRTYQIKAALQGTDLPALGATVRVVPEGMSVANTAVGGSVIKLPTTALRQDGGGGQGTAVWLFDPASSTVQLQSVQVATADGNEAVIASGLKPGMQVVATGVHVLNPGQKVTVYRDKYAKPQEKPASNQPQAQDSKAPAATEGVAPAAPVTAEGGK, encoded by the coding sequence ATGGCTGTTTCGTCTTCCCGTCGTTTTGCTGCAGGCCTGCGCGGCCGACCTGCCAGATCCTTGCTGGCCTTATCCGTGGTGGCTGCCGCTGCCATGCTGTCGGCCTGCTCCAAGAAGGAGGCCTTGCCCGAGCCGATACGTGCCGTCAAGCTGCTGACCGTGGGCGAGGGGAAGATCGAGGCGGCGCAGGAATTTACCGGTGATGTGCGCGCGAGAGTGGAGTCGCGCCTGGGCTTTCGCGTCGGTGGCAAGATCATCAAGCGCGAGGTGGAACTGGGCCAGCGCGTGAAGGCCGGCCAAGTGCTGGCGCGTCTGGATGCGCGAGACTATCAGCTCAGCGCCGATGCAGCGCGTGCACAGGTCGCTTCGGCCACCACCCAGCGCGATCTGGCGCAGGCCAATGCGCAGCGCTTTCGCGCTTTGCGAGCCCAGAATTTCATCAGCGCTGCCGAGATGGAGCGCTACGAGGCCAATCTGAAGGCGGCGCAGGCGTCGCTGGACCAGGCCAAGGCCCAGTTGTCCAGCCAGTCCAATCAGGAAAACTACACCCAGCTGCTGGCCGATGTGGACGGCGTGATCACCAGCGTGGATGCCGAGCCCGGCCAGGTCGTGGCCGCAGGCACGCCGGTGGTGCGCATTGCGCAGGATGGCGCGCGCGATGCGGTGTTTGCCGTACCCGAAGACCGCCGTGCCTCCATCCGCATGGGCCAGGGTGTGCAGGTCAAGCCCTGGTCTGACGAAAGCCAGGTGGTGCGCGGTCTGGTGCGCGAAGTCGCGGCCAGTGCCGACCCTGCCACGCGCACCTATCAGATCAAGGCCGCGCTGCAGGGAACGGATCTGCCTGCGCTGGGGGCTACCGTGCGCGTCGTGCCCGAAGGCATGAGTGTGGCCAACACGGCCGTGGGCGGCAGTGTCATCAAGCTGCCCACCACGGCGCTGCGCCAGGATGGTGGTGGCGGCCAGGGCACGGCGGTATGGCTGTTCGACCCTGCAAGCAGCACCGTGCAACTGCAAAGCGTGCAGGTGGCCACGGCGGACGGCAACGAGGCGGTGATTGCCTCGGGCCTCAAGCCCGGCATGCAGGTGGTGGCAACAGGCGTGCATGTGCTCAACCCTGGGCAGAAGGTCACCGTCTATCGTGACAAATATGCCAAGCCGCAAGAGAAACCTGCATCGAATCAGCCTCAAGCGCAGGACAGTAAAGCGCCAGCAGCTACAGAAGGCGTAGCGCCTGCAGCACCCGTGACGGCGGAGGGTGGCAAATGA
- the hpnC gene encoding squalene synthase HpnC, which translates to MHPATSAAAQAPAQSPSITHYENFPVASWLCPPRLRAPIAALYHFARTADDIADEGDFSAEQRLEQLQRYGHDLQQLGTDAEAEMLACSAWPQVFAPLARQMQTHQLPKPLMADLLSAFEQDVRMTASQTPYADMAQLIDYCRRSANPVGRLLLHLYGVDHAQALTQSDAICTALQLINFWQDLSQDLPRQRHYLPDADLARHGIARSAVRAQASALTPALQNLLAELHQQARSLMEQGAPLVHQLPGRAGWELRLVVQGGLRVLEHLESMQGRNLYQRIKLRKQELPTLLWRAIRM; encoded by the coding sequence CTGCACCCAGCCACCTCAGCCGCTGCACAAGCACCTGCGCAATCACCCTCGATTACGCATTACGAGAACTTTCCCGTGGCCTCCTGGCTGTGCCCGCCAAGGCTGCGCGCGCCCATTGCGGCGCTCTACCACTTTGCCCGCACGGCCGACGATATCGCCGACGAGGGCGACTTCAGCGCCGAGCAGCGCCTGGAACAGCTACAGCGCTACGGCCACGACCTGCAGCAACTGGGTACGGACGCAGAGGCCGAAATGCTGGCCTGCAGCGCATGGCCCCAGGTCTTTGCACCGCTGGCCCGGCAGATGCAGACCCATCAGTTGCCCAAGCCGCTGATGGCCGATCTGCTCAGCGCCTTCGAGCAGGATGTGCGCATGACCGCCAGCCAGACGCCTTATGCCGACATGGCCCAGTTGATCGACTATTGCCGCCGCTCGGCCAACCCCGTGGGCCGGCTGTTGCTGCATCTGTATGGCGTGGACCATGCCCAGGCACTGACCCAGAGCGATGCCATCTGCACCGCCCTGCAGCTGATCAATTTCTGGCAGGACCTGAGCCAGGACCTGCCGCGCCAGCGCCACTATCTGCCCGATGCCGATCTGGCTCGCCACGGCATTGCGCGCAGCGCTGTCCGGGCACAGGCCTCGGCGCTGACGCCCGCGCTGCAAAACCTGCTGGCCGAACTGCACCAGCAGGCCCGCAGCCTGATGGAGCAAGGCGCACCACTGGTGCACCAACTGCCGGGCCGCGCAGGCTGGGAGCTGCGCCTGGTCGTTCAGGGCGGTCTGCGGGTGCTGGAACACCTGGAATCCATGCAGGGGCGTAATCTGTACCAGCGCATCAAGCTACGCAAACAGGAGCTTCCAACGCTGCTCTGGCGTGCCATCCGGATGTAA